Genomic window (Daucus carota subsp. sativus chromosome 5, DH1 v3.0, whole genome shotgun sequence):
aaactgtggatttaacgaatagcaagtttagcacaacttgaaagctttacaatactttgaacactttgaaatgaagaaagtgaaggcctatttataggcaagcactttgaactagtatgacattGCTAGGAATGACATTCTTGCCAGATATGACATTCCAAAGCTTAGGTATGACTTATACAAAGAAGGGTATGACATTATAAGACAAAGCCATGCTGAAACaagggaaggaatgacattcttTGATAATGTCATGCTGAGAGTAGAGGGTATGACATTATTGAGCTTGGCCTCCAAGTTAAGCATGGCATGACATTCCCTGGAAATGTCATGAAGAAACACATGGTATGACATAGGAAAAGTCATGCAGAGGCACATGGTATGACATTCACTAAGAATGTCATGCCCACGGTTAATTCGGCAGTACGCTTGCTGTTATCAGTAatacgaaagtttataaactttcgtcctttagccagctccttagaaatgcttttagtcccgcacagcttataatctttaattaataaatatttaatttaatccagaaattataaaaataaatatctaatattattagacatttataaatataattttttaattaattaaaatatttattaatataaataaatccttacggtacaagctgcggtctctagagggtcgggaaccggactccttttgccttgcaaataataaatcaattccatccggggttccagctttaagattatatcactttccatagcgttggtgataattcttttcccTCATAGTCAGACAGGACTAAGATTCGGTCTACTGTGGGTCTAGAaccggatcccttttgctttgaaaattataaatcaattccaaccgggtttccagcattaagaatatatcacactccattgcgttggtgataattcttttttccatagctagacaggtctgagcggcggtctccttgtccttccttttagccttctttcttttgctctctttttgtaaattaattctaaatcaattaacttattaataaacttaattatcaaattaattctaattgaattaatttaacaactaaataaattaatagagattaattatttaacaaagaattaattaaaaagtgtatattcCAGAAAacaaatgtcttgagccttcgtcttgatcatcactcggcttgaacgaccaccttcctttgatgttaaatattcaatataaatagctgacacacaaatgtactgtctggttcatctgtgcctaactaaattgaatattctccatcaattaaacatttgagctgtggtcgggtcttcgaataTTCGTCTTCTAGTCcaacttcatttcagtacacatatggaatctctgatgaaataaatacttgaatcttcgtaccttctgaactccttgaactgctacacaatttatttagcaccgaggcttgatcatatgaaatgaacttcttccagtggcttgtagcggatatcttggaattcttctgacattctgattcttCTATCCATTTTACTTTCttgatctgattccagctaaactatctactatcataacttatcagagactaatccaggttgagttacaagtggagttacaagttgtcaggtcatcaaacacaagttgagttatcaccggttgtacaaataggcttagacatgtaccttgcaataaggcctttcaaGAAGAGTAATAGATCTCCATATGTCGTAGACTTCTAGTTATATAAAGAGAGTACTAAACCAAAAAgaacatgaccaaaccaaaaatttgtacgactacaaattataccatgttggcttattacaGTATAGATAGATagtatatagagatatataatatatttttttatatgaatgatGCATGTGTTATTTAAATCAGTCTTTTGGTTAGgattctgaaaaagataatgtgttttagttaaaaagggtaATTACAATGTTGTccaaaattattttagaaaattgagtttttttagttagaaaatataaaaaagataatagatttagttaaaaagatagtTCATTATATAAGTAGGCTCATAAATTGGTCCAAGTACTgaccgaccaaatttttaatgtttccgCTTTAATAGTATAGCATAGATTACATGCACAAAAATTTGTACAAAATACACAAAATTCTGTAAAAATATTCAGTAACCAGTTTTGCTCATGTGTTAGTGTATACATGCAAGTTATCCTCGGAGCATctttgatatatttataaatcattttgtttaaaaatgaatattagaTATATGTCTATTTATAATAAGTTAATATATCGATTAAGatgataattatttatattttatacttatttttgtttatattgaaatattattttatgaaaaatttggAGAAAAAATAAAGTGATGTGAATAAAATTGGAGAGAAATAAATAGTATATCTAATAATGATAAGTTAAGAGTATTTAGATACTCTTTGAAAATGAGAGGAGactcctatatatttttaacggATTAATAGGCTAAAACTTCGTTGAACTAACtcaaaacttgcaattgggttaCTGAATCGAACTAATATAAACCTGCAATTAATTAACTTAACTTATACTTATAATTAACTTTCAATCGAATAAGTGAACTGATCCTCAACTTATAATTGAATAATTTTACTCAGTTTAAATTAACATATTTAGTTTTaagtataaaaattaacaattgaaatcaactttataCTTatcaaattcataaaaaaagataactatagtacaattatattatagtattcaGGATAAAATTGTTAGATCGCGAGATATTGAAATATGAGTGAGATCGAGAGAGGATGGTGATTGAGAGAGATTGGGAGATATATAACAGAGAGGAGAGATAttaagagatgagagagattgAGGTTATTTTTGACATTGTTGTTGTATACGGCAGATCCACATACTTTTGGAGAAAACTGACTTTCAGTTTTTTCACGAAGTTgtcataataatttaatattaaaactcatcaaaaacattatttttaatattataattcaaaacatgtaaatatcaaaaagattGAAAGATAAGAGGGAGGGGAATGGTTGAGATTGAGAAAGGAGATAGATCGAGAGAGATGAGACTGATtgcaaatttatttttgttgagTATCGCATATGgaagtttattattttttcagtgTACCTAGTAACAAGTTTTTATAAAGGCTTAATGacttttagccctcgaagtatgggtggaagttcTGATGCGGACTCGAAAATCATTGGAAGGGCTTTCaatggcatgaaacctatgtttccctcagatacctgttaaggcacttgatccttagaagaatcctctaccatagtagattgcctttcaccttcaagggtgaaagatcccttaggggatccggaaatgttccttccgggagggtagacaaggacgttttagatggcaacgtgtccaagtttccctcggatgctgataagtggtatttatacacacttataggccttcatttccacttaaattggttggttgtacttaagtgtttagtgtcttttgatgtgtttttagtgtttttctgtgcaggtcacgagttgaggtgatgaagtgattttctatcattttaggttgtttttggtgcattatttgcaagaatagagaattgtggattcatcacgacttgggattttgtgggtacatcttctacaaaccctcacgagaacacactcgtccactagagctatctaggggtttaaagggcttgttgcatgtgctaaatgcaaccgtgatcacctacggaagtggtactagagcgaggaagggcatgcacgcgagaacgagctaaaaaaacgaagaaacgggctgccagtggcagacagtagcccgcccgcgctaaagcttagcgcgcccgcgctagctactgtccccactagcgcgcctgcgctagtttagcgcggccgcgcccagcagaagtgtcccgggccgatttttgaagcttttctgatggattttagcagcggtcgaggcccggttgacttggtcaatgtattttattttctcctgtgtaaaaccctagcctcaattgtatcgtagaatatcggattatagttttatcagttttctcTCTTGTAATatagcacattatcagttttgtattggatcgttcttcgcgaggaagtgacagttctGTTATTTATGTTAACGATCGTCACCTAAATATAAGTTTCATTTTCATAAATTATGTAAACCAAATTTTTTGAGTTCAATAACTCAATTACAAATTTAGGGTTGATTATGTTTTAGCCTATTAATATTAttgagttaagttccatgtagtccacatatttactgtagtaccgtagaccacgtatgttctgcaactatagaatggcataaaaatattgcaaaatgtatgaaacttgttattttgtgaaatacattctataaatatcactatttcatgaaaaatattgaaaatcatttatgttcgacaagtagaacacatatgttctgcaaacttaacatgttttgcagaataatgtgtttttcactatttaacttgtagaatgtttaggattatcaaaatttttaacaaaataatgatgtttatagaacatgatttgcaaaataacacattttgcaatgtttttatggcattctatagttgcagaacatacgtggtctacggtattacagtaaatatgtggattaCATAGAACTTTgttctaatattatatttaaagagccacttgaaatattttgaaacattaatttttccccttttttaaaattaaaattaaaaagagcaTACGAAAAAGTTAAAGTTCATTTAATTAGCTAAACTAGCTAACAAGATCATCGATGAGTTACATCTGCTGATCTACATGCATGATATATATTCAAACTAGTTAAGCCTAGCTGAAATCGATGCTCGATGTTGGTTCACAATCAACAACTGAGACAGAGTTGGAATTCCTGGTAGTGCTAGTACCTGTAATATTACTATCAGCAAACATAGCATTCCAAATCTCAGCAAATGCATCAACAATAACCTTGTGATGACGCGGGGAATTCAGAGACAAGAAGCACTGAAGAAGCTGCTCCAAATCTCCTTCCTCGAACATTTGTTTCTCCCATATCATATCCATCATAGATCGCTTGAAATCCTCGTACGGATCCTCCGATTTCTTCACCACCGCGAAACTGTCCCTCACCTTCCCTTCCACCACCGTGGGTATCAGTTTCTTGAACACCGACAGTCTGGCCGGCGACGATGATATTGATAATCTACACAAGCCAGTCGTGACGCagccctttttctttttctttttctttcgaGGCTTCTCGCGAATTGGGTGGAACTCGGCGGAAGAATCGGAGGAGAAGCTTCTAGAACTCTCGCCTCTCTCCTTTTTGTTacgtcttataattttcttcttctttgtaGGAGGCGACTTGTGGTAGACGAGCTGCCATTCTTCTTCTTTATTCTGCCACTGAAAGAGCTGCGGCTCAACGTGGCTCTTGGAGGAGAGGTGATCGGGTTTGACGGCGGAGGGAGGTGGTTGCGGCGGCGGTACGGCGAGGTTGGGGGAGAATCGGAAGAAAGAAGGGATGGGATTGGAGACGGAAGGGTCTTTGGAACGGCAGGAGTGGAAGGAAGATGTGATGGCTCTGGAGATGTGAAGCTTGAGTCGTTTTGCCATTGCGCAAGCAGTGAAATGAAAAATGAGAGGGGTGTATATAACATGGAGAGATGGATTTTCAGTGATCAAGTACGTCGTATTTATGTGTGTATACAATGTATGTTATGGGCGCAGATAAATGTGTACAAATCGGAAAGGACTTTTGAggtattccctccgtcccaatcaattctataccgTTTTCTTTTTAGGACGTCCCATCGTTTCTATACATTCTCAAAATAGCAattttttacaatataaaatactattacacccactattttcttccactatctccattttataataataaaaacactattacactcactactttactccactatctcaaatctattattaaaaataaataggtcccaccactttacccacttttcacctaactttactcattttttacactttttcttagtctccgtgtccaatctcaatgtatattattcattgggacggaaggagtacttATTTAGTGTACGTGAAAAAATATGTCAAGGCACACACCTAGTGAGTAGGCTATAATTGAGAATCATTGCTCCTCACCTAAATCAATTCTTTACAATATAACCTCCAGACCTGATTTTACTTCGTCCACTGTATAGGCAAAGCCTAACTGCCGCGCTTAAATCCCGAATTTTAAgtcatttttgaaaatatttgtttgtataaTAAGTTAGAAATCGGATTAAAGTTAGGAATAAATCAGAAACtgatttaaaactaaaaattagtttgaggtaattttttgatactaata
Coding sequences:
- the LOC135152570 gene encoding transcription repressor OFP7-like; translation: MAKRLKLHISRAITSSFHSCRSKDPSVSNPIPSFFRFSPNLAVPPPQPPPSAVKPDHLSSKSHVEPQLFQWQNKEEEWQLVYHKSPPTKKKKIIRRNKKERGESSRSFSSDSSAEFHPIREKPRKKKKKKKGCVTTGLCRLSISSSPARLSVFKKLIPTVVEGKVRDSFAVVKKSEDPYEDFKRSMMDMIWEKQMFEEGDLEQLLQCFLSLNSPRHHKVIVDAFAEIWNAMFADSNITGTSTTRNSNSVSVVDCEPTSSIDFS